Proteins from one Nakamurella multipartita DSM 44233 genomic window:
- a CDS encoding type IV toxin-antitoxin system AbiEi family antitoxin domain-containing protein: protein MPSVSRLPADVRAELATGRGLLRAADFEGPGRSRSRLHRLERKGDLVVVAKGVYADAAALAAADPWSAFRLRTRAFLLAGAPNTYAAGWSSAVLHGLPTTGRPPQVPTVIRPGSRVSGSNRTCHGRTRFAAVPDRWLGQADGCPAVGAAFAAVDLARHAGAMTGLVLADAVAFRPGGREQLGAALADIGAWTGSGRAAWSVRHCDPDVESPLESVGRCAFLRAGLPLSLSNVWVGEFVPEVRLDHYWPQHRVGAEGDGVGKYLLADPAAAIRKEKEREWLLQRMGIRLVRYTWPVATRSPDLLAAQVQARLAEPARSGGRIRTWARDDGLAQLGLPAGRPRPDLPRTG from the coding sequence ATGCCCTCCGTATCGCGGCTCCCCGCCGACGTCCGAGCGGAGCTGGCCACGGGTCGCGGACTGCTGCGAGCCGCCGACTTCGAAGGGCCCGGCCGGTCGCGGAGCCGGCTGCACCGGTTGGAACGGAAGGGCGACCTGGTCGTCGTGGCCAAGGGCGTCTACGCCGACGCGGCCGCGTTGGCCGCCGCAGACCCCTGGTCCGCCTTCCGGCTGCGCACCCGGGCCTTCCTGCTGGCCGGCGCGCCGAACACCTACGCGGCGGGCTGGTCGTCGGCGGTGCTGCACGGACTGCCCACGACGGGCCGGCCACCCCAGGTGCCCACCGTCATCCGACCCGGTTCGCGGGTCAGCGGGTCGAACCGGACCTGCCACGGCCGCACCAGATTCGCCGCGGTGCCCGATCGCTGGCTCGGGCAGGCCGACGGCTGCCCCGCCGTCGGCGCGGCCTTCGCCGCGGTCGACCTCGCCCGGCACGCCGGGGCGATGACCGGGCTCGTGCTCGCCGATGCCGTGGCGTTCCGGCCGGGCGGTCGGGAACAGCTGGGCGCCGCCCTGGCCGATATCGGAGCCTGGACCGGGTCCGGCCGGGCGGCCTGGTCGGTCCGGCATTGCGACCCCGACGTCGAGTCACCCCTGGAATCGGTCGGGCGGTGCGCGTTCCTGCGAGCCGGATTGCCGCTGAGCCTGAGCAACGTGTGGGTCGGTGAGTTCGTGCCCGAGGTCCGCCTGGACCACTACTGGCCGCAGCATCGGGTCGGGGCCGAGGGCGATGGGGTGGGCAAGTACCTGCTCGCGGATCCGGCGGCCGCCATCAGGAAGGAGAAGGAGCGCGAATGGTTGCTGCAGCGGATGGGGATCCGGCTCGTCCGGTACACCTGGCCGGTGGCCACGCGCTCGCCGGACCTGCTCGCCGCCCAGGTGCAGGCTCGGCTGGCCGAACCCGCGCGGAGCGGGGGCCGGATCAGGACGTGGGCCCGCGACGACGGCCTGGCCCAGCTCGGGCTGCCCGCGGGCCGGCCGCGGCCGGACCTTCCGCGGACGGGCTGA
- a CDS encoding mycothiol transferase: MAHARTLALGGLGRRPRLSLALGRRRRRRRAVPALVHRRGSRPGRRGRRAGRRRAGPVGPVRPRPDRRPSARRLLVDLHDEYARHVGHADLFREAIDGLVGEDPPQPG, from the coding sequence CTGGCCCATGCCCGAACCCTGGCGCTCGGTGGACTGGGACGCCGACCCCGACTATCCCTGGCGCTCGGCCGCCGACGACGGCGCCGACGAGCTGTACCGGCTCTGGTCCACCGCCGCGGATCGCGGCCGGGCCGCCGTGGCCGACGTGCTGGCCGACGGCGGGCTGGACCGGTCGGCCCGGTTCGACCCCGACCCGACCGGCGGCCCAGCGCCCGCCGCCTGCTGGTCGACCTGCACGATGAGTACGCCCGGCACGTCGGGCACGCCGACCTGTTCCGCGAGGCGATCGACGGACTGGTCGGCGAGGACCCGCCTCAGCCGGGCTGA
- the nagB gene encoding glucosamine-6-phosphate deaminase: MEIVILPDTTAIGALAADAIVNLVQRKPDAVLGLATGSSPLAIYDELAARYAAGQVSFAQARGFTLDEYVGLPADHPETYRNVIHKDFVDRVDFAEGAVRGPDGLATDIPAFCAAYEDAIVAAGGVDLQILGIGTVGHIGFNEPGSSLASRTRIKTLTRQTRIDNARFFGGDVDAVPTHCLTQGLGTIMAARHIVLVATGPQKAEAVHHLVEGAVSALWPGTILQHHPHVTVLLDGAAASRLQLADYYRETYQAKPAWQGI; encoded by the coding sequence ATGGAAATCGTCATTCTCCCGGACACCACGGCGATCGGAGCGCTCGCCGCCGACGCCATCGTGAACCTGGTGCAGCGCAAGCCGGACGCGGTCCTCGGCCTGGCCACCGGATCGTCGCCGCTGGCCATCTACGACGAGCTGGCCGCCCGCTACGCCGCCGGCCAGGTCTCGTTCGCCCAGGCCCGCGGCTTCACCCTGGACGAGTACGTCGGGCTGCCGGCCGACCACCCGGAGACCTACCGCAACGTCATCCACAAGGACTTCGTCGATCGGGTCGACTTCGCCGAGGGCGCGGTGCGCGGACCCGACGGGCTGGCCACCGACATCCCGGCCTTCTGCGCCGCCTACGAGGACGCGATCGTCGCGGCCGGCGGGGTCGACCTGCAGATCCTGGGCATCGGCACCGTCGGGCACATCGGGTTCAACGAGCCCGGCTCCTCGCTGGCCTCCCGCACCCGGATCAAGACCCTCACCCGGCAGACCCGGATCGACAACGCCCGGTTCTTCGGCGGTGACGTGGACGCGGTCCCGACCCACTGCCTGACCCAGGGTCTGGGCACCATCATGGCCGCCCGGCACATCGTGCTGGTGGCCACCGGCCCGCAGAAGGCGGAGGCCGTGCACCACCTGGTCGAGGGCGCGGTCAGCGCGCTCTGGCCGGGCACCATCCTGCAGCACCACCCGCACGTGACGGTCCTGCTCGACGGCGCCGCCGCAAGCCGGCTGCAGCTGGCCGACTACTACCGCGAGACCTACCAGGCCAAGCCGGCCTGGCAGGGCATCTGA
- a CDS encoding alpha/beta fold hydrolase, whose protein sequence is MTRETAAPPAVTPRPGAGQSADGTRLGWWSVGSGPGLLVVHGAMQAGLSQLDLARELAGTRTVHLLDRRGRGRSGPWPDGGFDPSTEVADVVAVARATGSTDVLGVSSGAILALRAARADPGIERVVAFEPPIAVAGSIRMDQIERFGREYAEGRLVEAMVTAMRAAQMGPAFLRWVPRGLLCAVTARMLRRDDATTPAPGVPHLRELARALPADLRIVADNAERAGDFAGLRARTALLAGSATRPYLRTAVHAVAAVIPGARSVVLPGTDHAATQNRNQYGRPERVAPALAEFFGA, encoded by the coding sequence ATGACGCGTGAGACTGCTGCCCCGCCGGCCGTGACGCCCCGTCCCGGCGCTGGGCAATCCGCGGACGGCACCCGTCTGGGCTGGTGGAGCGTCGGCTCGGGGCCGGGCCTGCTGGTCGTGCACGGGGCCATGCAGGCCGGGCTCAGCCAGCTCGACCTGGCCCGCGAGCTGGCCGGCACCCGCACCGTGCACCTGCTGGACCGGCGCGGTCGCGGGCGCAGCGGGCCCTGGCCGGACGGTGGGTTCGACCCGTCGACCGAGGTGGCCGACGTCGTCGCGGTGGCCCGGGCGACCGGATCCACCGACGTGCTGGGCGTCAGCTCGGGCGCGATCCTGGCCCTGCGGGCCGCCCGGGCCGATCCCGGGATCGAGCGGGTCGTGGCCTTCGAACCGCCGATCGCGGTGGCCGGGTCGATCCGGATGGACCAGATCGAGCGGTTCGGACGCGAGTACGCCGAGGGCCGGCTGGTCGAGGCGATGGTGACGGCGATGCGGGCGGCGCAGATGGGACCGGCCTTTCTGCGGTGGGTGCCGCGCGGGCTGCTGTGCGCCGTCACCGCCCGGATGCTGCGCCGGGACGACGCCACCACGCCGGCCCCCGGGGTGCCGCACCTGCGCGAGCTCGCCCGGGCACTGCCGGCCGACCTGCGGATCGTGGCGGACAACGCGGAGCGCGCGGGGGACTTCGCCGGGCTGCGGGCCCGGACCGCGCTGCTGGCCGGCAGTGCCACCCGGCCCTACCTGCGGACCGCGGTGCACGCGGTGGCGGCGGTGATACCCGGGGCCCGGTCGGTCGTGCTGCCCGGCACCGACCACGCCGCGACCCAGAACAGGAACCAGTACGGACGGCCCGAGCGGGTCGCCCCGGCGCTCGCCGAGTTCTTCGGGGCCTGA
- a CDS encoding MarR family winged helix-turn-helix transcriptional regulator, whose translation MADDHADRAALIDRLRVLGERNATETAVFQQAAAAHYGLGVSDMKALGVLVREGRVTAGRLAEELHLTTGAVTGVIDRLTRRGVARRTPDPDDRRKVLVEPDLAALAEGENVYLAIGRAFDELHAGYRQQDLEFLADYLERSIQITHEQTARLVDARPDRRRSGGTSAG comes from the coding sequence GTGGCGGACGACCACGCCGACCGGGCGGCGCTGATCGATCGGCTGCGCGTGCTCGGGGAGCGCAACGCGACGGAGACCGCGGTCTTCCAGCAGGCGGCGGCGGCCCACTACGGCCTGGGCGTGTCGGACATGAAGGCGCTCGGCGTGCTGGTCCGGGAGGGCCGGGTCACGGCCGGGCGGCTGGCCGAGGAGCTGCACCTGACCACCGGGGCGGTCACCGGGGTCATCGATCGGTTGACCCGGCGGGGGGTCGCGCGGCGCACCCCCGATCCGGACGACCGGCGCAAGGTCCTGGTCGAGCCCGACCTGGCCGCGCTGGCCGAGGGCGAGAACGTCTACCTGGCCATCGGCCGGGCCTTCGACGAGCTGCACGCCGGGTACCGGCAGCAGGACCTGGAGTTTCTGGCCGACTATCTCGAGCGCTCCATCCAGATCACCCACGAGCAGACGGCGCGGTTGGTCGATGCCCGGCCGGACCGGCGCCGGTCCGGCGGCACATCGGCGGGCTGA
- a CDS encoding acyl-CoA dehydrogenase family protein yields the protein MTARRLLPTDEAVDLLKLVREIADRELAPRAARDEAAEQFPRDVFRMLGQTGLLGLPYPEEVGGGGQPYEVYLQVLEEVGAVWASVGVGMSVHVLSCFPLAHYGTDAQRAQWLPDLLAGDLLGAYCLSEAQAGSDPAALRTTARRDGDEYVLNGAKAWTTHGGHADFYLVMARTSDERTGISSFLVPADTAGLIADPPERKMGLTGSATATVRLEQARVPVERRIGAEGEGLRIALAALDSGRLGIAAVATGLAQGALDRAVAYARERQTFGQAIIDHQGLGFLLADMEAAVQTARAMYLHAARLRDQGLPFSREAAIAKLVATDNAMKVTTDAVQVLGGSGYTRDFPVERYMREAKVMQIFEGTNQIQRLVISRSLRRDDRGGIGRLGG from the coding sequence GTGACGGCCCGTCGACTGCTGCCCACCGACGAGGCGGTCGATCTGCTCAAGCTGGTGCGCGAGATCGCCGACCGTGAGTTGGCGCCGCGGGCCGCCCGGGACGAGGCGGCCGAGCAGTTCCCGCGAGACGTCTTCCGGATGCTCGGCCAGACCGGCCTGCTCGGCCTGCCCTACCCGGAGGAGGTCGGCGGCGGCGGCCAGCCCTACGAGGTCTACCTGCAGGTGTTGGAGGAGGTCGGTGCGGTCTGGGCCAGCGTGGGCGTCGGGATGAGCGTGCACGTGCTCAGCTGCTTCCCGTTGGCTCACTACGGCACCGACGCGCAGCGCGCGCAGTGGCTGCCGGACCTGCTGGCCGGCGACCTGCTCGGCGCCTACTGCCTGTCCGAAGCGCAAGCCGGGTCCGACCCGGCGGCCCTGCGCACCACGGCCCGGCGCGACGGTGACGAGTACGTGCTCAACGGCGCCAAGGCGTGGACGACGCACGGCGGGCACGCCGACTTCTACCTGGTGATGGCCCGCACCTCCGACGAGCGGACCGGCATCTCCAGCTTCCTGGTGCCGGCCGACACTGCCGGGCTGATCGCCGACCCACCCGAACGCAAGATGGGCCTGACCGGTTCGGCGACCGCGACCGTGCGCCTGGAACAGGCTCGGGTCCCGGTCGAGCGGCGGATCGGCGCCGAGGGCGAGGGCCTGCGCATCGCGTTGGCCGCCTTGGACTCCGGACGGTTGGGGATCGCCGCGGTGGCCACCGGACTGGCCCAGGGTGCGCTCGACCGGGCCGTCGCGTACGCCCGGGAGCGGCAGACCTTCGGTCAGGCGATCATCGACCACCAGGGACTGGGATTCCTGCTGGCCGACATGGAGGCGGCGGTACAGACCGCCCGGGCGATGTACCTGCACGCCGCCCGCCTGCGCGACCAGGGACTGCCGTTCAGCCGGGAGGCGGCCATTGCCAAGCTGGTCGCCACCGACAACGCGATGAAGGTGACCACGGACGCGGTGCAGGTGCTCGGCGGCTCCGGCTACACCCGCGACTTCCCGGTCGAGCGCTACATGCGCGAGGCCAAGGTGATGCAGATCTTCGAGGGCACCAACCAGATCCAGCGGCTGGTCATCTCCCGCTCGCTGCGGCGCGACGATCGGGGCGGGATCGGCCGTCTCGGCGGCTGA
- a CDS encoding IS110 family RNA-guided transposase gives MPVIDDDEIAYGRVAGMDISKRDVKVAVRLIENGRVKRLKVRTFATTTPSLLRLRDWLTELDIELVAMESTGVYWKPLFLVLEDQFRCWLLNPRDVKRVPGNKTDVKDAEWIARMAQLGLVTPSFVPDIPVRELRELTRYRSNVVRDRTRAVQRLQDLLESAGIKLSSTVSDITGKSATAMLHAMINDPAGAMSDPRQVADLALVRMRSKLPELTEALTGHFTDHHARLAATMMRQINDLDTLLTDLDQQIDQEIAPFARAVDHLETIPGVSRRAAMIIVSEIGIDMSRFTGTDRLASWAGLSPGNNESAGRHLSTRTRKGNRSLRAVLFQCAKAAARTHSTYLAAKYADLCTRMKPTKALVAISRIILETCHHLIRKDTDYHDLGPTYLNEYRRRDLDKNRIRRARTILETNGYTVTHNDAA, from the coding sequence ATGCCGGTGATCGACGACGACGAGATCGCCTACGGCCGGGTCGCGGGGATGGACATCTCCAAGCGCGATGTCAAGGTCGCGGTCCGGCTGATCGAGAACGGCCGGGTCAAACGACTCAAGGTCCGCACCTTCGCCACGACGACACCATCGCTGCTGCGGCTACGGGACTGGCTGACCGAACTGGACATCGAGCTGGTCGCGATGGAATCGACCGGGGTGTACTGGAAACCATTGTTCCTGGTGCTGGAAGACCAGTTCAGATGCTGGCTACTCAACCCGCGGGACGTCAAACGGGTACCGGGCAACAAGACCGACGTCAAGGACGCCGAATGGATCGCTCGGATGGCTCAGCTCGGGCTCGTCACACCCTCGTTCGTGCCGGACATCCCGGTGCGGGAGCTGCGGGAGTTGACCCGGTACCGCAGCAACGTGGTCCGCGACCGGACCCGCGCCGTGCAACGGCTGCAGGATCTGCTCGAATCCGCCGGGATCAAGCTGTCCAGCACGGTCAGCGACATCACCGGCAAATCGGCCACCGCGATGCTGCACGCGATGATCAACGACCCGGCCGGGGCGATGAGTGATCCCCGCCAGGTCGCGGACCTGGCGCTGGTCCGGATGCGCAGCAAGCTCCCGGAACTGACCGAGGCCCTGACCGGACACTTCACCGACCACCACGCGCGACTGGCCGCCACGATGATGCGACAGATCAACGACCTCGACACGCTCCTCACGGACCTGGACCAACAGATCGACCAGGAGATCGCCCCTTTCGCCCGAGCGGTTGACCACCTCGAGACGATCCCGGGAGTCAGCCGCCGCGCCGCGATGATCATCGTCTCCGAGATCGGGATCGACATGAGCCGGTTCACCGGGACCGACCGGCTGGCCTCGTGGGCCGGGCTCAGCCCCGGGAACAACGAATCAGCCGGACGACACCTCTCGACCCGGACCCGCAAGGGCAACCGGTCACTACGCGCAGTGCTGTTCCAGTGCGCCAAGGCCGCCGCCCGCACCCACAGCACGTACCTGGCCGCGAAGTACGCCGATCTGTGTACCCGGATGAAACCAACCAAAGCCCTGGTCGCGATCTCCAGGATCATCCTGGAGACCTGTCACCACCTGATCCGCAAAGACACCGACTACCACGACCTCGGACCCACCTACCTGAACGAATACCGCCGCCGCGACCTGGACAAGAACCGGATCCGCCGCGCCCGCACCATCCTCGAAACCAACGGCTACACCGTCACCCACAACGACGCCGCATGA
- the fgd gene encoding glucose-6-phosphate dehydrogenase (coenzyme-F420): protein MTPPPIRFGYKASAEQFGPSELADLAVAAEEHGFDSVFISDHLQPWRHDGGHAPASLPWLGAVGARTQRVILGTSVLTPTIRYHPGVIAQAFATLGSMYPGRIVLGVGTGESLNEVPLGLAWPEQKERFARLKESVNLIHELWTGERVTFEGEYYRTDKATIYDRPADPVPIYIGASGPAATRLAGRIADGFITTSGKAPSLYTDTLLPALRDGVEKAGRRLDELDTLMEMKVSFDTDRERAMQDTRFWAALALKPEQKAGVEDPLEMQRLADELPIEQAASRWIVSDDPDEHVEKIRTYLDLGFRHLVFHAPGHDQQRFLALYGEQILPRLRALVGQG, encoded by the coding sequence ATGACCCCACCGCCGATCCGGTTCGGTTACAAGGCCTCCGCCGAGCAGTTCGGCCCGAGCGAGCTGGCCGACCTGGCGGTCGCGGCCGAGGAGCACGGATTCGACTCGGTGTTCATCTCCGATCACCTGCAGCCCTGGCGACACGACGGGGGACACGCCCCGGCCTCGCTGCCCTGGCTGGGGGCGGTCGGGGCGCGCACGCAGCGGGTCATCCTGGGCACCTCCGTGCTGACCCCGACGATCCGGTACCACCCGGGCGTCATCGCGCAGGCGTTCGCCACTCTCGGCTCGATGTATCCCGGGCGGATCGTGCTCGGCGTGGGCACCGGGGAGTCGCTCAACGAGGTCCCGCTGGGCCTGGCCTGGCCGGAGCAGAAGGAGCGTTTCGCCCGGCTCAAGGAGTCGGTGAACCTGATCCACGAGCTGTGGACCGGGGAGCGGGTGACGTTCGAGGGCGAGTACTACCGCACCGACAAGGCGACCATCTACGACCGTCCGGCCGACCCGGTGCCGATCTACATCGGGGCGTCGGGTCCGGCGGCGACGCGGCTGGCCGGCCGGATCGCCGACGGCTTCATCACCACGTCCGGCAAGGCGCCCTCGCTGTACACCGACACCCTGCTGCCGGCCCTGCGGGACGGGGTGGAGAAGGCCGGCCGCCGGCTCGACGAGCTGGACACCCTGATGGAGATGAAGGTTTCCTTCGACACCGACCGGGAGCGGGCGATGCAGGACACCCGGTTCTGGGCGGCCCTGGCCCTCAAGCCGGAACAGAAGGCCGGCGTGGAGGACCCGCTGGAGATGCAGCGGCTGGCCGACGAGCTGCCGATCGAGCAGGCCGCCTCCCGCTGGATCGTCTCCGACGACCCGGACGAGCACGTCGAGAAGATCCGCACCTACCTGGATCTGGGCTTCCGGCACCTGGTCTTCCATGCGCCGGGGCACGACCAGCAGCGGTTCCTGGCGTTGTACGGCGAGCAGATCCTGCCCCGCCTGCGCGCCCTGGTCGGCCAGGGCTGA
- the menD gene encoding 2-succinyl-5-enolpyruvyl-6-hydroxy-3-cyclohexene-1-carboxylic-acid synthase produces MNPSTALATVLVDELVASGLTDAVLAPGSRNAPLALALHAADAAGRLRLHVRIDERTAGFLALGLARGSGRPVVVVTTSGTAVANLHPAVLEAAHGGVPLIVLSADRPPWLRDVGANQTVDQRGLFGPALRWFHEFPVSQRRSGQQAHWRSMIGRAWAAASGAAAVPGPVHLNLPLAEPLLPDADPDWPEPLVGRGGPWTTAVATAAADGPAVPAPEPGERVLFLADLTHPWTALVADAGHLVVTEAGGAAGRAVLGTGMHLLAAPAFLDRARPDRVIVLGRPTLFRSVQALLADPRVTVDVVAHPAGYADPAGHVRAVAPGLPDLTEQPDQQWAARWRDADAAAGKAVSDVLDGLELTSSTRLARELVGLLADRATLVLGSSQPPRDVALATRARGGVRVVANRGVAGIDGTVSTAIGVALAAGAGPTVALLGDLTFLHDLTGLVVGPDEPRPDLTIVVSNNDGGAIFGTLESGRPDHADAFERVFGTPHAVDLGAAVTALGHRHTQVRTRDELARALDNPGGIRVVEVRTTRTDLPQTLSRLSEAVRAAV; encoded by the coding sequence GTGAACCCGTCCACGGCACTGGCCACCGTGCTGGTCGACGAACTGGTCGCCAGCGGCCTGACCGACGCGGTGCTCGCGCCCGGGTCGCGCAACGCCCCGCTGGCCCTGGCCCTGCATGCGGCCGACGCGGCCGGCCGGCTCCGCCTGCACGTGCGGATCGACGAACGCACCGCCGGCTTCCTGGCCCTGGGGTTGGCCCGGGGCTCGGGGCGGCCCGTCGTGGTCGTCACCACCTCGGGGACCGCGGTGGCCAACCTGCATCCGGCGGTGCTGGAGGCGGCCCACGGCGGGGTGCCGCTGATCGTGCTGTCGGCCGACCGGCCGCCGTGGCTGCGCGATGTCGGGGCCAACCAGACCGTCGACCAGCGCGGCCTGTTCGGGCCCGCGCTGCGCTGGTTCCACGAGTTCCCGGTGTCCCAGCGGCGGTCCGGTCAGCAGGCCCACTGGCGGTCCATGATCGGCCGGGCCTGGGCCGCCGCGAGCGGGGCCGCCGCAGTGCCCGGTCCGGTGCACCTGAACCTGCCGCTGGCCGAACCGCTGCTGCCCGACGCCGATCCGGACTGGCCCGAGCCATTGGTCGGCCGGGGCGGCCCCTGGACCACCGCGGTGGCCACGGCGGCGGCCGACGGTCCGGCGGTGCCCGCTCCGGAGCCGGGTGAACGCGTGCTGTTCCTGGCCGACCTGACCCACCCCTGGACGGCGCTGGTCGCCGACGCCGGGCACCTGGTCGTCACCGAGGCCGGCGGCGCCGCCGGTCGGGCGGTGCTGGGCACCGGGATGCACCTGCTGGCCGCCCCGGCGTTCCTGGACCGGGCCCGGCCCGACCGGGTGATCGTGCTCGGCCGGCCCACCCTGTTCCGCTCGGTGCAGGCGCTGCTCGCCGACCCGCGGGTGACCGTCGACGTCGTCGCGCACCCCGCCGGCTACGCCGACCCGGCCGGGCACGTGCGGGCCGTCGCGCCGGGCCTGCCCGACCTGACCGAGCAGCCCGACCAGCAATGGGCGGCCCGCTGGCGCGACGCCGACGCGGCGGCCGGCAAGGCGGTCAGCGACGTGCTCGACGGGTTGGAGCTGACCAGCTCGACCCGGCTGGCCCGCGAGCTCGTCGGGTTGCTGGCCGACCGCGCCACGCTGGTCCTCGGTTCCTCCCAGCCCCCGCGGGACGTCGCGCTGGCCACCCGGGCGCGGGGCGGGGTGCGGGTCGTGGCCAACCGGGGCGTGGCCGGAATCGACGGGACCGTCTCCACCGCGATCGGGGTGGCGCTGGCCGCCGGCGCCGGTCCCACGGTGGCGCTGCTGGGCGACCTGACCTTCCTGCACGACCTGACCGGCCTGGTCGTCGGGCCCGACGAGCCCCGACCGGACCTGACGATCGTGGTCAGCAACAACGACGGCGGGGCGATCTTCGGCACCCTGGAGTCCGGCCGGCCCGACCACGCCGATGCCTTCGAGCGGGTGTTCGGCACCCCGCACGCGGTCGACCTCGGCGCGGCGGTGACGGCGCTGGGTCACCGGCACACCCAGGTCCGGACCCGGGACGAGCTGGCCCGGGCCCTGGACAACCCGGGTGGCATCCGGGTCGTCGAGGTGCGGACCACCAGAACCGATCTGCCGCAGACGTTGTCGCGGCTGAGCGAGGCGGTCCGGGCGGCGGTCTGA
- the nagA gene encoding N-acetylglucosamine-6-phosphate deacetylase, producing MLITADTIATGAELLRPGWIEVADGRVVALGDGAPPRSADQPADRDLGAVTIVPGFVDMHVHGGGGGAFPEASFATTKAAVELHRRHGTTTMVASLVTATGPEMLRQVGILAEQVQDGLVAGVHLEGPWLSQHRCGAHELSALRDPDPAELDRVLAAGQGTIRMVTLAPERAGGLAAIGRLVDAGVIAAIGHTNATYEQARAAIEAGATVGTHLFNAMRPVHHREPGPVIALLEDPRVTVEMITDGVHLHPALYRDVTSNVGPDRIALITDAMAAAGMADGAYRLGALDVDVRDGVARVAGTDTIAGSTATMDQVFRFAVLHSARPRDEALLVAVRQSSVNPARALGLPPAGLAPQAAADLVVLDEALTVSGVLQAGSWVVQPG from the coding sequence ATGCTGATCACCGCCGACACCATCGCCACCGGGGCGGAGCTGCTCCGGCCGGGCTGGATCGAGGTCGCCGACGGACGGGTGGTCGCCCTGGGGGACGGGGCACCGCCACGGTCAGCCGACCAGCCGGCCGACCGGGACCTGGGCGCGGTGACGATCGTCCCCGGCTTCGTGGACATGCATGTGCACGGCGGCGGGGGAGGGGCGTTCCCGGAGGCCAGCTTCGCCACCACCAAGGCCGCGGTCGAGCTGCACCGGCGGCACGGCACCACCACGATGGTCGCCTCCCTGGTCACCGCGACCGGGCCGGAAATGCTGCGGCAGGTCGGCATCCTGGCCGAGCAGGTGCAGGACGGCCTGGTCGCCGGTGTGCATCTGGAGGGCCCGTGGCTCTCCCAGCATCGCTGCGGGGCCCATGAGCTCTCGGCCCTGCGTGACCCCGACCCGGCCGAGCTCGACCGGGTGCTGGCGGCCGGCCAGGGCACCATCCGGATGGTCACCCTGGCGCCCGAGCGGGCCGGCGGGCTGGCCGCCATCGGCCGGCTGGTCGACGCCGGGGTGATCGCCGCGATCGGCCACACCAACGCCACCTACGAGCAGGCCCGAGCCGCGATCGAGGCCGGCGCCACCGTCGGCACCCACCTGTTCAATGCGATGCGGCCGGTGCACCACCGCGAGCCGGGTCCGGTGATCGCGCTGCTGGAGGACCCGCGGGTGACCGTGGAGATGATCACCGACGGGGTGCACCTGCATCCGGCGCTGTACCGGGACGTCACGTCCAACGTCGGTCCGGACCGGATCGCCCTGATCACCGACGCGATGGCCGCGGCCGGCATGGCCGACGGTGCCTACCGGCTCGGCGCGCTCGACGTCGACGTCCGGGACGGGGTCGCCCGGGTCGCCGGCACCGACACCATTGCCGGCAGCACCGCGACCATGGACCAGGTGTTCCGGTTCGCCGTGCTGCACAGCGCCCGGCCACGGGACGAGGCCCTGCTGGTCGCGGTCCGGCAGTCCTCGGTCAACCCGGCCCGCGCGCTGGGCCTGCCGCCGGCCGGTCTGGCCCCCCAGGCGGCCGCCGATCTGGTGGTCCTGGATGAGGCGCTGACCGTGAGCGGGGTGCTGCAGGCCGGCTCCTGGGTGGTTCAGCCCGGCTGA